A single Harpia harpyja isolate bHarHar1 chromosome 6, bHarHar1 primary haplotype, whole genome shotgun sequence DNA region contains:
- the KCNJ8 gene encoding ATP-sensitive inward rectifier potassium channel 8, which yields MLARKSIIPEEYVLARIAAENLRKPRIRDRPRKARFIAKNGACNLAHKNIREQGRFLQDIFTTLVDLKWRHTLVIFTMSFLCSWLLFAMMWWLVAFAHGDMDPSTESTTNSTKWTPCVTCVRSFTSAFLFSIEVQVTIGFGGRMMTEECPLAITVLILQNIVGLIINAVMLGCIFMKTAQAHRRAETLIFSRQAVIAVRNGKLCFMFRVGDLRKSMIISASVRIQVVRKTTTPEGEVIPIHQVDIPVDNPIESNNIFLVAPLIICHVIDKRSPLYDISAADLALQDLELIVILEGVVETTGITTQARTSYIAEEILWGHRFVPIVTEEEGVYAVDYSKFGNTVKVAAPRCSARELDEKPSILIQTLQKSELSHQNSLRKRNSMRRNNSIRRSNSMRRTNPSLIVPKVQFITPEGSQSASET from the exons ATGTTGGCTCGGAAGAGTATCATTCCTGAAGAGTACGTGTTGGCACGGATCGCTGCCGAGAACCTGCGCAAGCCGCGCATCCGAGACCGGCCACGCAAAGCCCGCTTCATCGCCAAGAACGGGGCATGCAACCTGGCACACAAGAACATCCGCGAGCAGGGGCGATTCCTGCAAGACATTTTCACCACCTTGGTGGACCTGAAGTGGCGTCACACGCTGGTCATCTTTACTATGTCCTTCCTGTGCAGCTGGCTGCTCTTTGCCATGATGTGGTGGCTGGTGGCTTTTGCCCACGGCGACATGGACCCTAGCACAGAGAGCACTACAAACAGCACGAAGTGGACACCATGCGTGACGTGTGTCAG GTCTTTCACCTCCGCTTTCCTCTTCTCCATTGAAGTTCAGGTGACCATTGGTTTTGGGGGCAGGATGATGACAGAGGAATGTCCTTTGGCCATCACGGTCTTGATTCTGCAGAACATTGTGGGACTGATCATCAATGCTGTCATGCTGGGCTGCATATTCATGAAAACCGCACAAGCTCACAGGCGGGCTGAGACCTTAATTTTCAGCCGGCAGGCGGTCATTGCAGTTCGAAATGGCAAACTTTGCTTCATGTTTCGAGTGGGAGACCTGAGGAAGAGCATGATCATTAGTGCCTCGGTGAGAATTCAGGTTGTGAGGAAGACTACGACCCCTGAAGGAGAAGTTATACCCATTCACCAAGTAGATATCCCTGTGGATAACCCCATTGAAAGCAACAATATTTTCCTCGTGGCTCCCTTAATCATTTGTCACGTCATAGACAAGCGGAGTCCTCTTTACGATATCTCTGCTGCTGACCTGGCGCTCCAGGACCTGGAGCTCATCGTGATACTTGAAGGAGTCGTAGAAACAACTGGCATCACGACACAGGCGAGAACCTCCTACATAGCAGAGGAGATCCTGTGGGGTCACCGCTTTGTGCCCATCGTCACCGAAGAGGAAGGCGTGTACGCAGTCGACTACTCCAAGTTTGGCAACACCGTCAAAGTGGCGGCACCACGTTGCAGTGCTCGAGAGCTCGACGAGAAGCCATCCATTCTCATCCAGACCCTGCAGAAGAGCGAGCTGTCCCACCAAAACTCCCTGCGGAAACGCAACTCCATGAGGAGAAACAACTCCATTCGGAGGAGCAACTCCATGCGGAGAACCAATCCCTCCCTCATCGTGCCCAAAGTGCAGTTTATCACGCCCGAGGGGAGCCAGAGTGCCTCAGAAACGTGA